Proteins encoded together in one Lutra lutra chromosome 4, mLutLut1.2, whole genome shotgun sequence window:
- the STMN1 gene encoding stathmin: MASSDIQVKELEKRASGQAFELILSPRSKESVPEFPLSPPKKKDLSLEEIQKKLEAAEERRKSHEAEVLKQLAEKREHEKEVLQKAIEENNNFSKMAEEKLTHKMEANKENREAQMAAKLERLREKDKHIEEVRKNKESKDPADETDAD, from the exons ATGGCTTCTTCTG ATATCCAGGTGAAAGAACTGGAGAAGCGTGCTTCAGGCCAGGCTTTTGAGCTGATTCTCAGCCCTCGATCAAAAGAATCCGTCCCAGAattccccctttcccctccaaagAAGAAGGATCTTTCCCTGGAGGAAATTCAGAAGAAAttagaagctgcagaagaaagaCGCAAG TCCCATGAAGCCGAGGTCTTGAAGCAGCTGGCTGAGAAGCGGGAGCACGAGAAAGAGGTGCTTCAGAAAGCCATAGAGGAGAACAACAACTTCAGTAAGATGGCGGAAGAAAAGCTGACCCACAAAATGGAGGCCAACAAAGAGAACCGAGAGGCCCAGATGGCCGCCAAACTGGAGCGCTTGCGGGAGAAG GACAAGCACATTGAGGAAGTGCGGAAGAACAAGGAATCCAAAGACCCTGCTGATGAAACTGACGCTGACTAA